The following are from one region of the Verrucomicrobiia bacterium genome:
- the uvrA gene encoding excinuclease ABC subunit UvrA, translating into MDAIVLRGVKTHNLKDLDLILPHKRFYVITGVSGSGKSSLAFDTLYAEGQRRYVESLSAYARQFLERMEKPDVEGVSGIPPALAIEAKNTINNARSTVGTQTEINDYLRVFFARIGQTFCPDCGIEVTQNNPLSIAGMMVREFSGKKAAVLFRVPLGQKGKNYLKESLAELERQGFTEFFYKGAAVPAAEIEKQKLEELQVVADQMAVEEKSKKRLVDSVELAFRLGKGAVQIAVGSKVLKFSDQMQCRECERVFREPVPNLFSFNSPLGACPLCQGFGRVITIDWNLVVPDEKKSLRQGAIEPWTKPSAEWEKKQMIKYCEKKGIPLDKPWKDLSQKHRDLILFGPGSEKEYFSVKNFYEFLETKTYKMHVRIFLSKYRCYIPCSQCHGTRLKPEAIYVKVGGKSVADLQHMNIEDLLAFVKGLKFSKEDFDRVEPVFLEITGRLRFLVEVGLGYLSLGRLSRTLSGGEVQRINLASSLGSALVDTLYVLDEPSIGLHERDNYLLIRLLRELRDLGNTVVVVEHDRAMIEAADEVLDMGPRGGENGGRLLFQGPVKDLHKIEESFTGQYLSGKLEIKRRGTDKLALTPEASIEIKGATGHNLKGVDVKIPLGKMVVVTGVSGSGKSTLIYDTLYNHYLRDRGQPVQDLGPVKAVRGLDRFDEMILVDQSPIGRTPRSNPITYIKAFDEIRKLLASTPQAKRQGFGPGHFSFNVDGGRCPHCKGDGRIKVEMHFLADVFIPCEACQAKRYKPEVLEIRYRERNVDEILGLTIDDAVAFFAGEDTLCAKLKLLQRVGLGYLRLGQSATTLSGGEAQRLKLAVEMLEKKAKHVVYLFDEPTTGLHYHDIHYLMSAFDELLAAGNSLIIIEHNMEIIRLADHVIDLGPEGGGKGGELIFQGRVENLLKCSNSHTGSYLKQYLEKLPKRAKSAV; encoded by the coding sequence ATGGATGCTATCGTTCTTCGCGGGGTTAAAACCCACAATCTCAAAGACCTGGACCTGATTCTTCCCCACAAAAGGTTCTACGTCATCACCGGCGTCTCGGGCTCCGGAAAGTCGTCCCTCGCCTTTGACACGCTTTATGCCGAAGGCCAGCGCCGCTACGTCGAATCACTGTCGGCCTATGCCCGCCAATTCCTCGAGCGCATGGAAAAACCCGACGTCGAAGGCGTGAGCGGCATTCCTCCGGCGCTGGCGATCGAGGCCAAAAACACGATCAACAATGCCCGGTCTACGGTCGGCACGCAGACCGAAATCAACGATTACCTCCGCGTTTTTTTTGCGCGCATCGGGCAGACGTTCTGCCCGGATTGCGGCATCGAAGTTACCCAAAACAACCCGCTGTCCATCGCCGGGATGATGGTCCGGGAATTCTCCGGAAAAAAAGCCGCGGTGCTGTTCCGCGTGCCGCTGGGGCAGAAAGGTAAAAATTACCTGAAAGAGTCCCTGGCCGAACTCGAACGCCAGGGATTTACGGAGTTTTTTTACAAAGGCGCCGCCGTGCCCGCAGCCGAGATCGAGAAGCAGAAGCTGGAAGAGCTGCAGGTCGTCGCGGACCAGATGGCCGTCGAGGAGAAATCAAAAAAACGCCTGGTTGATTCCGTGGAGCTGGCCTTCCGCCTCGGAAAAGGAGCCGTGCAGATCGCCGTGGGAAGCAAGGTGCTGAAATTCTCCGACCAGATGCAATGCCGCGAGTGCGAACGCGTTTTCCGGGAGCCCGTGCCAAATCTTTTTTCCTTCAACAGCCCGCTCGGCGCTTGCCCGCTTTGCCAGGGGTTCGGCCGCGTCATCACAATCGATTGGAACCTGGTCGTGCCGGACGAGAAAAAATCCCTGCGCCAAGGCGCGATCGAGCCGTGGACCAAGCCGAGCGCGGAATGGGAAAAAAAGCAGATGATCAAATACTGCGAGAAGAAAGGCATCCCGCTCGACAAGCCGTGGAAAGACCTTTCGCAGAAGCACCGCGACCTGATTCTTTTCGGGCCCGGTTCCGAGAAAGAATATTTCAGCGTCAAAAATTTCTACGAGTTTCTGGAGACCAAGACCTACAAGATGCACGTCCGCATTTTCCTGAGCAAGTACCGCTGCTACATCCCGTGCTCGCAATGCCACGGCACGCGGCTGAAGCCCGAGGCGATTTACGTCAAGGTCGGCGGGAAATCGGTCGCTGACCTGCAGCACATGAACATCGAAGACCTGCTGGCCTTCGTCAAAGGCCTGAAGTTTTCCAAGGAAGATTTCGACCGGGTCGAGCCGGTTTTTCTCGAGATCACGGGGCGCCTGCGGTTTTTGGTAGAAGTGGGCCTGGGTTATCTCAGCTTGGGGCGTCTTTCCCGGACGCTTTCGGGCGGAGAGGTGCAGCGCATCAATCTCGCGTCCTCGCTGGGTTCGGCGCTTGTCGATACGCTGTATGTGCTGGATGAGCCGAGCATCGGGCTTCATGAGCGCGACAATTATCTCCTGATCCGCCTGCTGCGGGAGCTGCGCGACCTCGGCAATACCGTGGTCGTGGTGGAGCATGACCGCGCCATGATCGAAGCCGCGGACGAAGTGCTCGACATGGGACCGCGGGGCGGTGAAAACGGCGGCCGCCTCCTTTTCCAGGGGCCGGTGAAGGACCTTCACAAGATCGAGGAATCGTTTACGGGACAGTATCTCTCGGGCAAGCTCGAGATCAAACGCAGGGGAACGGACAAGCTCGCGCTGACGCCGGAGGCGTCCATCGAGATCAAAGGCGCCACGGGTCATAACCTGAAAGGCGTGGACGTGAAGATCCCGCTCGGAAAAATGGTCGTCGTCACCGGCGTTTCCGGATCGGGCAAGAGCACGCTGATTTACGACACGCTCTACAATCATTATCTTCGCGACCGCGGGCAGCCGGTCCAGGATCTCGGGCCGGTCAAAGCCGTGCGCGGCCTCGACCGCTTCGACGAGATGATCCTGGTCGACCAATCGCCGATCGGACGCACGCCGCGCTCCAACCCGATCACGTACATCAAGGCCTTTGACGAAATCCGCAAGCTCCTTGCGTCGACGCCGCAGGCCAAGCGTCAGGGGTTCGGCCCCGGCCATTTTTCATTCAACGTGGACGGCGGACGCTGTCCGCATTGCAAGGGCGACGGGCGGATCAAAGTCGAAATGCATTTCCTGGCCGACGTTTTCATTCCCTGCGAAGCATGCCAGGCCAAACGCTACAAGCCGGAAGTCCTGGAGATCCGCTACCGTGAAAGAAACGTCGACGAAATCCTGGGGCTTACGATCGACGATGCCGTGGCCTTTTTCGCGGGCGAAGACACGCTTTGCGCGAAGCTGAAACTGCTGCAGCGCGTGGGGCTTGGGTATTTAAGGCTGGGGCAGTCGGCGACCACGCTTTCCGGCGGCGAGGCGCAGAGGCTGAAACTGGCGGTCGAAATGCTGGAGAAAAAAGCCAAGCACGTGGTTTACCTGTTCGACGAACCTACGACCGGCCTGCATTATCACGACATCCATTATTTGATGAGTGCCTTCGACGAGCTGTTGGCGGCCGGGAACTCGCTTATCATCATCGAACACAACATGGAAATCATCCGCCTTGCCGATCACGTCATCGATCTGGGCCCGGAAGGCGGCGGCAAAGGCGGAGAACTCATTTTTCAGGGCCGGGTGGAGAATTTGCTCAAATGTTCTAACTCCCACACGGGAAGTTACTTAAAACAATATCTGGAAAAACTGCCCAAACGGGCCAAATCCGCTGTTTGA
- a CDS encoding VanZ family protein: MGASRFCESPRFSRAVFALYQIPVFVLSLLRGDRLPPYVLDMNDKFLHAMEFGLFFLLAANALRHSRSAFLKARTTAVAVSWTLAVGGLIEVLQERVPGRTGDVADFIADAAGVALAYAAMRVLRSRRTA; the protein is encoded by the coding sequence ATGGGCGCATCGCGCTTCTGCGAGTCCCCGCGTTTTTCCCGCGCTGTTTTCGCGCTTTACCAGATTCCCGTTTTTGTCCTTTCCCTGCTGCGGGGCGACCGCCTTCCGCCTTACGTCCTGGATATGAATGACAAATTCCTGCACGCCATGGAATTTGGATTGTTTTTCCTTCTCGCCGCGAATGCCCTCCGCCATTCACGCAGCGCTTTTTTGAAGGCCCGCACGACGGCCGTTGCCGTGTCCTGGACGCTTGCTGTCGGAGGGCTGATCGAGGTCCTGCAAGAACGCGTTCCTGGGCGCACCGGGGACGTGGCGGACTTTATCGCGGACGCGGCCGGTGTAGCCCTGGCGTATGCTGCGATGCGCGTTCTGCGCTCGCGGCGCACCGCGTAA
- a CDS encoding nucleotide exchange factor GrpE — MTRVDHKNPKDKTQEESQEPKDASPDSVVLSKKEYGEMTARLRELEDMKDKLLRSAADFENAKKRLAREREEFIRFSQENLLKGLLPVLDNFERAMAHVELPASGSSKELKGVISGIEMVYKQLMDVMKSQGLTKVQALGEHFDPHKHEAVAFKEEEGKDQEVLEELEPGYMLNGRLLRAAKVRIRVAPSSGAQGESE; from the coding sequence ATGACCCGCGTGGACCACAAGAACCCAAAAGACAAAACTCAGGAAGAATCCCAGGAACCGAAAGACGCTTCCCCGGATTCGGTCGTGCTTTCGAAAAAAGAGTACGGCGAGATGACGGCCCGCCTGCGCGAGCTCGAAGATATGAAGGACAAGCTCCTGCGCTCCGCCGCGGATTTTGAGAACGCGAAAAAAAGACTGGCCCGCGAAAGGGAGGAATTCATCCGCTTCAGCCAGGAGAACCTGCTCAAGGGGCTCCTGCCGGTCCTCGACAATTTCGAGCGCGCCATGGCGCACGTGGAGCTTCCGGCCTCGGGTTCCTCCAAGGAGCTCAAGGGCGTCATTTCGGGCATCGAGATGGTTTACAAGCAGCTGATGGACGTCATGAAAAGCCAGGGGCTGACCAAAGTCCAGGCCCTGGGCGAACATTTCGACCCGCACAAGCATGAAGCCGTGGCTTTCAAGGAAGAAGAAGGTAAAGACCAGGAAGTTCTCGAAGAGCTTGAGCCAGGCTATATGCTGAACGGCCGGCTCCTCCGCGCGGCCAAAGTCCGCATCCGTGTGGCGCCCTCCTCCGGCGCTCAAGGCGAATCCGAGTAA
- a CDS encoding thioesterase family protein yields MKYYDYEYRVRYAETDKMGISYHANYLVWFEAARTEYFRVLGLPYTDCEKKGLFLPVVEVYAKYYSPCTYDDLIIVRTSVSDMGGTTLRFEYQVLHKETSRRIVTGHSLHAFVDARMKPARAPEEVRGAITLHSLLHKPAR; encoded by the coding sequence GTGAAATATTACGATTACGAATACCGCGTCCGTTATGCCGAGACCGACAAGATGGGCATCAGCTACCACGCCAATTATCTTGTGTGGTTCGAGGCCGCGCGCACGGAATATTTCCGAGTCCTCGGCCTGCCTTATACGGACTGCGAGAAAAAGGGCCTCTTCCTTCCCGTCGTCGAGGTCTACGCTAAATACTACTCGCCTTGCACTTACGACGACCTTATCATCGTGCGCACGAGCGTCAGCGACATGGGCGGCACGACCCTGCGTTTCGAATACCAAGTCCTGCACAAGGAAACTTCCCGGCGCATCGTGACCGGACATTCGCTTCACGCGTTCGTCGACGCGCGCATGAAACCCGCGCGCGCTCCCGAAGAAGTTCGCGGCGCCATCACGCTGCATTCCCTTCTCCACAAGCCCGCCCGGTAG
- the dnaJ gene encoding molecular chaperone DnaJ: MPNKRDYYIVLGVPRSATADEIKKAYRKIAMQFHPDRNPGNAEAEEKFKEAAEAYAILSDQEKRAQYDQFGHSLGGQGFQGFEGFAENFGGFGDIFGDLFEDFFGGGGRGGGRRPRRGADLQIGMRITLEEVLKGKETVLEIPRLETCGECAGSGAAKGSKKTPCRDCQGQGEVRVSQGFFTLRRTCPTCQGAGEKIEKPCTECRGQRRVKKTRKLNLKIPAGIHSQARLKITGEGEGGEQSGRRGDLYVLIEVQPHDFFERKDEHLYCELLVPFTTAVLGGEVQCPTLTAKAALEIPAGTPAGKILKIKGEGVPSLQAAQVRGDLYVRVEIDVPSKVSSEEKKLLVEFARLRGDKVQTKKKDLFERLKESF, from the coding sequence ATGCCGAATAAAAGAGATTACTACATTGTCCTCGGTGTTCCGCGTTCCGCGACGGCCGATGAAATCAAGAAGGCGTACCGCAAGATCGCCATGCAGTTCCACCCCGACCGCAACCCGGGCAATGCGGAAGCGGAAGAAAAATTCAAAGAAGCCGCGGAAGCCTATGCCATCCTGAGCGACCAGGAAAAGCGCGCGCAATACGACCAGTTCGGGCACTCGCTCGGCGGGCAGGGGTTCCAGGGCTTCGAAGGATTCGCGGAGAATTTCGGCGGGTTTGGCGACATCTTCGGCGACCTGTTCGAGGATTTTTTCGGCGGCGGAGGACGCGGCGGCGGGCGGCGCCCGCGGCGCGGCGCGGACCTTCAGATCGGCATGCGCATTACGCTCGAAGAAGTCCTGAAAGGCAAGGAAACCGTGCTCGAGATCCCGCGCCTGGAAACCTGCGGCGAATGCGCCGGAAGCGGCGCGGCCAAGGGTTCCAAGAAAACGCCTTGCCGGGATTGCCAGGGGCAGGGCGAGGTGCGGGTTTCCCAGGGGTTTTTCACGCTCCGGCGGACCTGCCCCACGTGTCAGGGAGCCGGCGAAAAAATCGAGAAGCCATGCACGGAGTGCCGCGGCCAGCGGCGCGTCAAGAAAACGCGCAAACTCAATCTTAAAATTCCCGCGGGCATCCACTCCCAGGCGCGCCTCAAAATCACCGGCGAAGGCGAAGGCGGGGAGCAGAGCGGCAGAAGAGGAGACCTCTACGTCCTGATCGAAGTGCAGCCGCATGATTTTTTTGAACGCAAAGACGAGCACCTTTATTGCGAACTGCTCGTCCCTTTTACGACCGCCGTGCTGGGCGGGGAAGTCCAATGCCCCACGCTGACCGCAAAAGCAGCGCTCGAAATTCCCGCGGGAACTCCGGCCGGCAAGATCCTCAAAATTAAAGGTGAAGGCGTGCCCTCGCTTCAGGCGGCACAGGTCCGCGGCGACCTTTACGTGCGCGTCGAGATCGACGTGCCCTCCAAAGTTTCCAGTGAGGAAAAAAAGCTGCTCGTGGAATTCGCCCGGCTGCGGGGCGACAAAGTCCAGACTAAAAAGAAAGACCTGTTCGAGCGTCTCAAGGAATCCTTTTAG
- a CDS encoding AAA family ATPase: MNKKMRVLRMHYLNHRTKIFITLGVVLLIVLSVYGMMSLESYYRNITLAQMPISILLVLVNSVVFVYMYMAVMRGGFSKIDKKNINAKDVSIKFADVIGLEDVKEESWEVVQLIKDHARVKKIGGKIVKGILMVGPPGCGKTYLAKAIATEAGLPFLSMAASEFNEVFVGVGASRVRQLFQTARRLSYGLGGCVIFIDELDAMGHRRTFNQFGSGESNSTQNQLLVEMDGLTQKSENIIVIGATNAAEDSLDPALLRPGRFDRKLYVTKPGLESREEIFKYYLGKVKHEASIDSKRLARKAVGKSPADIENIVKEAALIATRHGKEIVSHKEISEAIERIDLGTKNKITMNAREKEMTAYHETGHLITTYLLHPRNDVFKASIIPRKSSLGVVHPTSIEEWHSYDRETLLADIKVCLAGYAGEKVKFKTTTSGVTSDFKKAMAIAHHMVWECGMGPTGLVGDYTIIPKAQISEETKNKLNDDVQVIIKGCLKEVEDLLKQEKDLFERFSHELLTKQELDYDQIEAIFAEYGKANPRRFSGNPDTGSVPLPGEGSELK; the protein is encoded by the coding sequence ATGAATAAAAAGATGCGCGTTCTGAGAATGCATTACCTGAATCACCGGACTAAGATTTTCATTACCCTGGGCGTGGTTCTGCTGATCGTTTTGTCGGTTTACGGCATGATGTCGCTGGAAAGCTACTATCGGAACATCACGCTGGCGCAGATGCCGATCTCCATCCTGCTTGTTCTCGTGAACAGCGTGGTCTTCGTTTATATGTATATGGCCGTGATGCGGGGCGGTTTTTCGAAGATCGACAAGAAAAACATCAATGCCAAGGACGTCAGTATTAAGTTTGCCGACGTCATCGGCCTCGAAGACGTCAAGGAAGAGTCCTGGGAAGTGGTCCAGCTGATCAAAGACCATGCCCGCGTGAAAAAAATCGGCGGCAAGATCGTGAAGGGTATCCTCATGGTGGGTCCCCCGGGATGCGGCAAAACCTACCTGGCCAAAGCCATCGCTACCGAAGCGGGCCTTCCGTTTCTTTCCATGGCCGCCAGTGAATTCAACGAAGTGTTCGTCGGAGTCGGTGCGAGCCGCGTCCGCCAGCTTTTTCAGACCGCCCGCCGTTTGTCTTATGGCTTAGGCGGCTGCGTGATTTTCATCGACGAATTGGATGCCATGGGCCACCGCCGTACGTTTAATCAGTTCGGCAGCGGCGAATCCAATTCCACGCAGAACCAGCTTCTCGTTGAAATGGACGGTCTCACCCAGAAGTCGGAAAACATCATCGTCATCGGTGCCACGAACGCCGCGGAGGATTCGCTGGATCCCGCGCTGCTTCGTCCCGGCCGTTTTGACCGTAAACTCTACGTGACCAAGCCCGGCCTCGAAAGCCGCGAGGAGATTTTTAAATACTATCTCGGCAAGGTGAAGCACGAAGCTTCGATTGACTCCAAGCGCCTTGCGCGCAAAGCTGTGGGCAAAAGCCCGGCCGACATCGAGAACATCGTGAAAGAAGCCGCGCTGATCGCCACGCGCCACGGCAAGGAAATCGTGTCGCACAAGGAAATTTCCGAGGCCATCGAACGCATCGACCTCGGGACGAAAAATAAAATCACGATGAACGCGCGCGAAAAAGAAATGACGGCGTACCATGAGACGGGTCATTTGATCACGACTTACCTGCTGCACCCGCGCAACGACGTGTTCAAGGCTTCGATCATTCCCAGGAAGTCGAGCCTCGGCGTCGTGCATCCCACGTCCATCGAAGAATGGCACAGCTACGACCGCGAGACGCTTCTCGCGGACATCAAGGTCTGCCTTGCGGGTTATGCCGGCGAGAAGGTCAAGTTCAAGACCACGACGAGCGGCGTGACTTCCGATTTCAAGAAGGCCATGGCGATCGCCCACCACATGGTGTGGGAATGCGGCATGGGACCTACCGGCCTCGTGGGCGATTACACGATCATTCCGAAGGCCCAGATTTCCGAAGAAACCAAAAACAAGCTCAACGACGACGTTCAGGTGATCATCAAGGGCTGCCTGAAAGAAGTCGAGGACCTGCTCAAGCAGGAAAAAGACCTGTTCGAACGGTTTTCCCACGAGCTTCTGACCAAGCAGGAACTGGATTACGACCAGATCGAGGCCATTTTCGCGGAGTACGGAAAGGCCAATCCTCGCCGTTTCAGCGGCAATCCGGATACCGGGTCTGTGCCTCTTCCGGGCGAAGGAAGCGAATTGAAATGA